In Helicobacter bilis, a genomic segment contains:
- the apt gene encoding adenine phosphoribosyltransferase has translation MAKHKPTLREEIEQAITDVPDFPKKGILFKDITTFLHNGKLFNEYIQMLAHRYQAYKVEYVIGIEARGFMIASALAFALNAGFVPIRKKGKLPGKVLSQSYSLEYGKDSMEIKEDAFSGLKGVNVILVDDLMATGGTACAALKLISKLEAKCIELCCLVNLLEFAENKERKEIESRTHVFSLIDVE, from the coding sequence ATGGCAAAACACAAGCCCACATTGCGTGAAGAAATCGAGCAAGCAATCACAGATGTGCCAGACTTTCCAAAGAAGGGAATCTTATTTAAAGACATTACGACATTTTTGCACAATGGAAAGCTTTTTAATGAATATATACAAATGTTAGCACACAGATACCAAGCCTATAAAGTGGAGTATGTCATCGGCATTGAAGCAAGGGGTTTTATGATAGCCTCTGCTCTAGCTTTTGCATTGAATGCTGGATTTGTGCCGATTAGAAAAAAGGGTAAATTACCCGGCAAAGTGCTTTCACAAAGCTATTCACTTGAATATGGAAAAGATTCTATGGAGATAAAAGAAGATGCCTTTTCAGGCTTAAAAGGTGTTAATGTCATTCTTGTTGATGACTTAATGGCAACAGGCGGCACAGCTTGTGCGGCATTAAAACTTATCTCAAAACTTGAAGCAAAATGTATTGAGCTATGCTGCCTTGTAAATCTACTTGAATTTGCAGAGAACAAAGAAAGAAAAGAGATAGAATCTAGAACACATGTTTTTTCGCTTATTGATGTGGAGTAA
- the recA gene encoding recombinase RecA, which yields MAIDPNKQKALENAMKQVDKAFGKGVLIRLGDKQVEKIDSISTGSLGLDLALGIGGIPKGRIIEIYGPESSGKTTLSLQVIAECQRNGGVCAFIDAEHALDVYYAKNLGVDTENLLVSQPDNGEQALSILETIACSGGVDLIVVDSVAALTPKAEIDGDMGDQHVGLQARLMSHALRKITGVLSRMNTTVIFINQIRMKIGVMGYGSPETTTGGNALKFYASVRVDIRKVATLKQSDSIIGNRAKAKVVKNKVAPPFREAEFDIMFGEGISKEGEIIDYGVKLDIIDKSGAWLSYGDKKIGQGRENAKAFLKENVDIANEIAAKIKEQIGTSDEIMPLPDELEGSE from the coding sequence ATGGCGATTGATCCAAATAAACAAAAAGCACTTGAAAATGCGATGAAGCAAGTGGATAAGGCATTTGGCAAAGGTGTGCTTATACGACTTGGAGACAAGCAGGTAGAAAAGATAGATTCTATATCGACAGGCTCGTTAGGGCTTGATTTAGCACTAGGAATTGGTGGTATCCCAAAGGGTAGAATCATTGAGATTTATGGACCAGAGTCAAGCGGTAAAACGACATTATCTCTGCAAGTTATCGCAGAGTGTCAAAGAAATGGCGGTGTATGTGCGTTTATTGACGCTGAACATGCCCTTGATGTGTATTATGCAAAAAATCTTGGCGTTGATACAGAGAATCTTTTAGTCAGTCAGCCAGATAATGGTGAGCAAGCCTTAAGCATTTTAGAGACGATTGCGTGTAGTGGCGGGGTTGATTTGATTGTTGTGGATTCTGTTGCAGCTTTGACGCCGAAAGCAGAGATTGATGGCGATATGGGCGATCAGCATGTGGGCTTACAAGCAAGGCTTATGAGCCATGCTTTGCGTAAGATTACAGGTGTGTTATCAAGGATGAATACCACCGTGATTTTTATCAATCAGATTCGCATGAAAATCGGCGTTATGGGCTATGGTAGCCCAGAGACTACAACAGGTGGTAATGCGTTGAAATTCTATGCGAGTGTGCGTGTGGATATAAGAAAAGTGGCTACACTCAAGCAAAGCGATAGTATTATCGGCAATCGTGCGAAGGCAAAAGTGGTGAAAAATAAGGTTGCTCCACCATTTAGAGAAGCGGAATTTGACATTATGTTTGGCGAGGGTATCAGCAAAGAGGGCGAGATTATTGACTATGGGGTAAAGCTTGATATTATCGATAAAAGCGGTGCGTGGCTATCTTATGGCGATAAAAAAATCGGACAGGGCAGAGAAAATGCAAAAGCCTTTTTAAAAGAAAATGTTGATATAGCAAATGAAATTGCTGCGAAAATAAAGGAGCAAATTGGCACAAGTGATGAGATTATGCCCCTGCCAGATGAATTAGAGGGGAGTGAGTAG
- a CDS encoding YciI family protein: MNTLFVCKVNYTKPFSEVEKFLAEHRAYLKLGYDSNMLLASGPRNPKDGGLIIGRFASKDSALAFAKNDPFCINKVAEYEIIEFEAVLHAKILDDFLNV; encoded by the coding sequence ATGAATACATTATTTGTTTGTAAAGTAAATTATACAAAGCCTTTTAGTGAGGTAGAAAAATTTTTAGCAGAGCATAGAGCATATTTAAAGTTAGGCTATGATTCTAATATGCTTCTTGCTTCAGGTCCTCGCAATCCAAAAGATGGTGGGTTGATTATAGGTAGATTTGCGAGCAAAGATTCTGCACTCGCATTTGCTAAAAATGATCCATTTTGTATCAACAAGGTTGCTGAATATGAAATTATTGAATTTGAAGCAGTTTTACATGCTAAGATCTTAGATGATTTTTTGAATGTGTGA
- a CDS encoding N-6 DNA methylase: protein MFSDVDVNPSANLGESLLIRRNEKLYKVMKSIAELDLNCSDNIIDAFGDAYEYLMRMYAGSAGKSDGEFFYHARGKISTAPKPKLKCFLGGQDFAL from the coding sequence TTGTTTAGTGATGTTGATGTTAATCCTAGTGCCAACTTAGGCGAAAGTCTCCTTATTAGACGCAATGAAAAGCTATATAAAGTAATGAAGTCTATAGCTGAACTTGACTTAAATTGTAGCGATAACATCATTGATGCTTTTGGCGATGCGTATGAATATCTTATGCGTATGTATGCAGGCAGTGCGGGTAAAAGTGATGGCGAGTTTTTTTACCATGCAAGAGGTAAGATTTCTACTGCACCAAAACCCAAGTTGAAATGTTTTTTAGGTGGTCAAGACTTCGCATTATGA